The sequence below is a genomic window from Anaeromusa acidaminophila DSM 3853.
TCAGAGCAGTATCATGCATTGTGGGAAGAGTCGTATTTAGGCGTATTCCTGGATGGCTTTATTTTGCAGAAAAGCTTACATCATTGGCTCAATGACGGTTTGATGGCGATTTTCTTTTTTCTGATTGGGTTAGAAATCAAAAGAGAGCTTCTCGTAGGAGAACTGTCGGTTTGGCGCAAAGCCTTGTTTCCGGTGGCTGCCGCGGCGGGCGGTATGATTATGCCGGCCGTGTTCTTTACGGCGCTCCAAGGAGGCAGCCCCGAGACTCTAAGAGGGTGGGCGATTCCTACGGCGACAGATATAGCCTTTGCTTTAGGCGTGTTGTCTTTGTTGGGCAAGCGTGTGCCGGTTACGATGAAAATATTTTTGACGGCGCTGGCGATCGTGGATGATATTGGGGCCATTTTATTAATTGGACTGTTTTATTCCCCGGCGCCGGTGTGGGAGTGGCTGGGGACTGGTGCGGGTATTTTTGTCTTTATGCTCTATTTAAATCGTTCTGGAGTACGGAATGTAAGTTCTTATTTAGGGTTGGCCGTGTTGCTGTGGGGGGCGATCCTTTTTTCCGGTGTACATGCCACTTTGGCAGGCGTCCTGGCAGCCTTTGCCATTCCAGTGCAAACCCGAATCTCCAGGGCTAAAGCGGCGGAAAAAGGCGATGCGTTGACACGTAAATTGCAGACCTTAAGTTCTTCCGAGAAAAACGTTTTAGCAGATCCGGTCTATCATGATGTGCTGGCGCAAATTGCCAAATTGTATCAAGATGCAGGCACTCCCTTGCAGCGTTTGGAGCATGCGTTGCATCCGACGGTTGCGTATGGCATTTTGCCGTTGTTTGCGTTAGCTAACGGCGGGGTAACTATTCAAGCGGAGCTGTTAGGCAGCGTCGCCGAGCCATTGTCGGTAGGAATTATTGTCGGGCTTTCGCTGGGTAAGCCGTTGGGAATTGTGAGCGTGTGCTGGCTTTTGGAGAAGCTGGGAGTTGCCGAGCGTCCTAGTGGCATGTCGTGGCGGCAGATGTGGTCGGCGGGATGTTTTGCAGGCATTGGGTTTACGATGGCTATCTTTATTGCGAACCTGGCTTTTGTGGAAGTGCGTTTTTTGGAGTCGGCCAAATTAGCAATCCTTCTTGCCTCGCTAGCATCCACTTTTTTGGGCGTGGCTTTGCTGCTGGGAGGCAGCCATGCCTCTAAAAACGAAACTTTGTTAGATAAAAAGATGTAATAAACGTAAAAACTGCCGTTAGAATGCGAAAATGCTTGCTAACGGCAGTTTTGATTTAGCTTGTGCAAATTTTTAAGCTGAAAAACAGGTTTTAGATAAGCGGTCTCGAAATTTGTATAAACGACAAAGCAACAAAGTTGCAAATCTTTCTTACGAATTAAATTTGGCGCAGATGGAGTCATAACGTTTTCGTAGCTGTCGCTCAAAGAAGGCGAAGATGGCAACGACGAAAAGATAAGCAAAGGAAACCAGAAAAAGAGTGGTTATGTCGTAATCTTGGTAAATCAAAACAAAAGCGGCGTATACATAGCCGATAACTAAACCATATTTGCAGATCGATAACATGCGGATTAAGGTATCGAGGTATTTCATAGAGTCCTCCTTGAGAGTTTCATGCAAGAACAGATGTGGTAAACATTAAAGTTATTCTAACATGTTTGGATAGGGTCGGCAACTAAATGAAGAAACGGTAGGGATGCGAAGTGGAATATTTGAAGCAAGTGCCGCTGTTTGGCGATTTGCCGACAGATGTGTTACAGCGAATTGATGCGGTTGTTTTGGAGAGGACGTATAAAAAAGGGGAAAGCATTTTTTTAGAAGGAGAACCAGGAGAAGGACTCCATTTTGTGCGCACAGGGCGAGTGAAAATTGTCAAAACGGCGGAAGACGGGAGGGAGCACATTATCAAATTTCTAAAAACGGGAGAGATTTTTGCGGAAGTGCTCTTATTTAACCATTTACCATATCCTGCTGCTTCGATAGCGGTTGAAGACAGTCGGATTGGCTTGATTCGCAATGAGGACCTGGAAAAATTAATTTTGGAAAATAACGCCTTGGCTTTGCTCTTGATTCGCTCGTTGAGTCAGCGCTTACTGTACGCCCAGCAAAAAATCAAGGAATTGGCGTTGCAGGATGTACCTGCTCGGACGGCGGAATTATTGCTGCGCTTGAGCCGGGAGCAGGGAAAACGAGACGCAGCAGGGAAGCCGCTTTTGGAATTACCGGAATCCCGGCAGGAGCTGGCTGGCTTGATGGGAACCTCGCGGGAAACTCTAAGCCGTACGTTGAGTGATTTTAAAAGGCGCAAGTGGATTTCGATGGAGGGGAATCGCATTGTCTTATTACAGGAAGAACAGCTTCTTGAATTGTCTTCTTAAGTTTTCTTGACTAGCTAAAGGGGCTATTCTATAATACCTCTAGCATGAAAACGGAGGCTAGATATGCTGCAGCAGGAACTAGACGACTATTATATGGGATTGGCTTTGGAAGAAGCGCATAAAGCCGCCGAAAAAGGAGAGATCCCCATTGGGGCGGTATTGGTCTATGAAGGTAAAGTATTGGCAACGGCGCATAACCTGCGCGAAACCGGCCATGACGGTACAGCACATGCGGAGATGCTGGTGATTCGCCAAGGTTGTGAGAAATTGTCGCGCTGGCGTTTGACTGGGACAACGCTTTATGTTACAATTGAGCCGTGTTCGATGTGTGCGGGAGCCCTTGTAAATAGCCGTGTTACACGCCTTGTCTATGGCAGTGCGGACGCTAAAGCTGGCGCAGTGGAGTCCTTGTTCAATATCGTACAGCATCCTGCATTGAACCACTCCTTAGAGGTTACCTCTGGAGTACGGCAGGAAGAATGCGCTGGTATTATGAAAGAGTTCTTTCGGCAGCGGCGCAAAAAATAGCATTTGGAGAGGTGTCCGAGTGGTCGAAGGTGCTTGACTCGAAATCAAGTGTCCCTTAACCGGGACCGTGGGTTCGAATCCCACCCTCTCCGCCATTTTAAAGGGATTGAAGCTATCGATTAAATCGGTAGCTTTTTTGTTTTGCGTGCTTATATTTTGCTTCATTTTAAGATAGAATGTGCCAACTTCACCGTTCGTAAAAATTCGTATTATATAGAGGTTTTTTGATGTAGGAATTGAATAATAAAATTGTACTTCCTTTCTATCCTATTTTTAGGGGCATAAAGGAATGTTGTATAATTACATCTATTTGTTATCGTCCGTTGAATTAGCGCTGTGCTATGCTTGAAAGGAGAAAAAATGTTTCGTTCTATTAAGACTAAGTTGATTGTCTTTATCTCCGTAATGCTTGCGGTGATCGGAATTGCTGTTATGAGTGCAGTTTTGTACTTCTTTACGGATTATTCCGATACCACGGCTAGAAATCTAGCGCAATCCGGAGTGAACGGCCTACATAATGTCTTGGAAGATGCCAAACAGGAGATGAAGTTGCGGGCGATTCTAATTGCCGCTAATCCTGATGTTGCTAGTGCAGTGGAGGCTAAGGACACAGCTCGAGTGTTGGCAGTAGTCGGACAGCTTATCAAAGATGTCCCCGTCGATTCGATTACGATTTCGGATGAAAAAGGAATCGTAATCGCTCGGACGCACGAACCGGCAAAAAAAGGGGACAGCGTTGTTGGGCAGGCGAATGTACGGGAGGCGTTGAAAGGTAAGGTGACGGCTGGAATAGAACCGGGAACGGTAGTGAAGCTGTCGGCTAGAGCTGGAGCGCCGGTCCGAAACGGGCAGGGGCAGATTGTGGGGGTTATTACTCCAGGAGTGACTCTGACAAAAAATGAAGTAGTCGATAAAACCAAAAAACTGTTCAATGTTGACGCAACCCTTTTCAAGGATGATGTTCGCGAGTCAACTACTATCACCCAAAATGGACAGCGCCAGATTGGAACCAAACTAGATCCAGCCATCGCCGATATTGTCCTGAAGCAGGGAAAGTCATTCAATGGTACAGCAAATATTTTGGGTATGGATTACTTTACGGCATACGAACCGATCATTGATCCTGCGGGTAAGCCGGTGGGAGTCTTGTTCGCTGGCGAATCCATGGCTCAAGTCCACGATTCTCGAAATAAAATGGTTGTTACCGTAGCGGTTACGCTTTTGATCGCCATTGTTCTGGCCTTTCTCGCTGCATTGTGGATGGCGCGAAAAATCATTGGGCCGTTGTTGCAACTTGGGGCAGCAGCCAGCACGGTTGCAAACGGCGATCTGACTCAGTCTGTGGCAGTAAATTCCTCGGATGAGGTTGGCATTCTGGCGCAGAATTTCAATGCAATGCTGTTGCATTTGCGAGAATTGGTTAAGCATGTGCATGACCTGTCGCAAACGCTGGCCGCTTCTTCGGAAGAATTGACGGCCAGCGCCGAACAGTCGGCGAGAGTAAGTCATCAAGTTGCCCAGGCGATTACGGAAGTGGCGGCTGGCACATCAAAGCAGTTAGGTGCTGTCAATGACGCTTCGACGATAGTTCGGCAAGTTTCCTCTCATACGGAATCAGTGGCGGTTACGGCAGAAACTATTACTGGATTAAGCGATAAATCCTCGGCGGCCACTGCGCAAGGAAGTCAAGCGATCGAGCGTGCAGTCCAGCAGATGGGGAGCATTGGAGAAGGGAGCAAAGCAGTTAACAGCGCGGTCAAAAAGCTGGCAGAATCATCCCGCCATATTGGCGAAATTGTCAACGTGATTTCCGAGATTGCTGGGCAGACCAATTTGTTAGCTCTCAACGCCGCGATTGAAGCTGCTCGGGCGGGTGAACAGGGCCGAGGATTTGCAGTGGTAGCGGAGGAAGTCCGCAAGCTGGCGGAACAATCGGAGACGGCTGCTAAAGAAATTACGGATTTGATTCAACAAAATCAAGCAGATCTTCAGGTCGCTGTCCAGGCTATGGAAGAATCCGCCGGATCGGTACAAGTCGGCATTACTGTAGTGAATGATGCGGGGCTGACTTTCCGCGATATTTCCCAAATGACGCAAGAAGTATCCGGCCAGATGTTGAACATCTCTTCTGCTATTGGTGAAATTGCTAAAGGGAGCGAGAAGATCGTTTCTTCAGTCTTGGACATTGAAAAGGTAAGCCAAGGCTCTGCCAGCCAGGCCGAACATGTGTCGGCAGCGGCGGAAGAAATGACAGCGTCGATGATGGAAATTTCTACTTCGAGCCAAAGTCTGGCCGAGCTTGCGCAGGAGTTGCAGGAAGCGGTAGACAAGTTCCGGCTGTAAAGCGTAAAATCATAGCTCTGAATCGTATGCTCGATGTAAAAAGGCTTTGCAGGTTTTGCTGCAAAGCCTTTTGGCTTATAGTCTACATGCATGCATACATACATGCATGAGCGATTGCTTTTGGCTGGATATGAAGCGAAATAGCAATGGAAAGCGCTTACACGCTGAAATGCGAAGGAGTGAAAATTCTTTAATACTACCCAATAGTAGTGTAAAATAACAACAGAATACATAGAGGTACGTGGCAGCGGTTTCAAAGCCTAAAATTGGGAAGGAGTTTTAAATAAATAGATTCAGTTAAAAATTATTCATGGAGGTCTGGGAGATGAGAAAGCGTTTACAAAAAAGAAACTGGGGAATTGCGGTTCTGTGGAGTCTGCTAATGGTATTGTTGTATAACCCGATCGCGCTGGCAGAAGAAAATACAGTGGATAGGACTTATTTGCGCGATGTATACAAAACTATGGCTTCTGTTCGGAGTGTGCACTATGATATAACGGCTAAAGGGGATAGTCCTAAGGGGGATCTTCAACTTGCCGCCAGTGGAGATTTACAGGGAAATCCGCTGAAGTTTAAACAGGACCTCAGCTTTTTATATCATGATCTATTGAATAAAGAAACGCGGTTTGAGGTAAAACAGTGCGGGGAAGCGGATCAGGAAAACTTGGTAGTCTATATGCTCCAAGGTGATAAATGGCTCAAAAAAACAGTGCCCGTAGGGACTGCTTTGAGTAAAGCGCCCACGGAAGCGGAGCGAACAGCCGCTCAAGAAGAAATGATGCAGTATTTAAAATTGGTAAAAACGACTAGAGAAACACCTAGCTACAAGACATTGGAAATTACCCTGGATGCTATGAAACTCAGCGATGCGATGGAAGTCGCTATGCAGCAGCAAGCGCAGAAGTTGGTCGATCCCAAGCAAGGGGAAGAACTGAAAAAAGCGGCGGCGCTGATGCGGATCGGTTTGTTGGCGGCTGGGGATATTAAATATACCGTGAAAGTCGATAAAGCAACTAAGATGATAAAAGAAATCGAAATGGATCTTACTGGTCCGATTCGCAAAGGAGCTAGCTTGTTTTTGAATCTGGCCCCAGCGAAAGATCGGGAAGAAATGAACGATTTTATCCAAAAATCGACCTTGAACTTACAGGTAACTTATTCGAAATTTAATCAAACCGGTCCGGTGGATGTTCCGCAAGAAGCGAAGGATACAGCGCGGGAAATAGAAGTTAAAGGTAAAGAGGCGCTTGCGAAACCGGCGGTTAAGTAAGCATAAGCAGGCGTTAGTGTTCGGAAGAAAAAGACACAATACCAGCGAGTCATTGAAAAATGGCTCGCTTTCGTCTATGCGTGTGATAGCATAACTGTCTTTTCGGCGTATGATTTTATAGATAATCGACAAAAGGAGATTCTAATGGCCAAAGTACATGCTTCGCCAAGCTATTTGCAATCAAAAGCCATTGCTAATCTGTTTTTAGCAAGTCTGTTCGTTTTACCATTGCTCTTGTACTTCTATTTCTTTTTTAAATATAGCTTTCATTTTGACGTTTATTTTCATTTGATTCCGGTGTTGCTTACCGTTCCTGCTAACTTTTATCTGCAAAAAGCCTTTAAACTCTTTTCGGGGGCTAGGGGTGAAAGCGATGCCAAGAAGTATCTTGGAAAACTACCCAGCGACTATTGCGTTTTTAGCAATTTTCATTTGCAGTATGAAGGAAAAGAATGTGAGATCGATCTGCTGGTAATAGGAAGTAACGGGATTTTTGCCGTTGAAGTTAAAAATCACAAGGGGAAGATATCGGGTGAAGCGGATGCAGACTATTGGGAGCAAAAAAAGACAGGGAGACAAGGCGGCGTTTACACTGCGAAGATGAAAAACCCGATTAAGCAAGTAAAACGCAGTGTATACATTCTTTCCCGGATTCTAGAGGAAAACCAAGTGCGATTTTGGATTACTCCGATGGTTTTTCTAACAAACCAACCTTCTGGAGTGGATGTTGAAAGTAATAAGGTATATACTTGCGGGAAGTCGCTTGTTTATGAGATAGAGAATACTAAGGCGCGGGAAACCTTAGGTCACAAAAAAATGAGTCGGTTGAAAAATGTGCTGCTGCAAGAAGATTCCAAATCTAGCAGAACCTCGTTCGTATCTGAAGTGATTTTTACGAAAAACAATGCAATCGCGGCTGTTCTTTTTGCGGCAGTGTTGGGAGTTTATTCGCAGCTTCCTTATGGAAATGGTAGACACGTACAGTCTTTTAAGATGGAAGCAGGACAAGGTCGTATGGAGAGCAATCTATTCTTGGGAGAATATCAAAAACTAAAGGAAGAAGTCGAGCGGAGACAGGCTGAGCAGGAACAAAGAGTGAAAAAGGCATATTAATGTGCTTCTCTGTCCTGTGAATAGACATGAGGAATTGTTCAGTGTTATTTCAAAAATAGCTATCGATTACAGCGATGCTTATAAAAAATAGTAAGAAAATCAAGGCTTTGCGGATTTTGCTGCAAAGCCTTTTTGTCGTTTGCTAAAGAGTCGTACAACATATAGGATTTTTTCCTACGTGTTTTTCATTTCTTTTCTGATAGTCAAAGAAGCCATATTGTGTGACAATTCAGAAGGAGATAAGCAGGAATAAAAAAAGGAAGGAGGACTAGCGCGGTTATCATTTTTGATATTTGCGGCTTTTCTGAGACAATCAAAATTTAGAGAAATGAGGTAGATTTGATTATGGGAGCTCTTTGGAACTTCTTTAAATCTGGGCCGAATGCAACTCCGCTGACAGATGAAAAAGAAATCAAATCCAAGTTTAATTTATTCCGTTGGCAAGTATTTGGTTCTATTACCATTGGTTATGCTTTGTTTTATGTATTGCGTCTTAATTTTTCGGTTATCAAAAAACCTCTTATGTCTATGGGCATTTTGAATGCACAGCAATTGGGCCTTATGGGTTCAGTATTCTTCATTACGTATGGTATTGGCAAATTCACCAA
It includes:
- the nhaA gene encoding Na+/H+ antiporter NhaA — protein: MRRSRLKLRIARQLQYIVTEPFKKFMQANSLGGNLLLVALVIGMVWANSSFSEQYHALWEESYLGVFLDGFILQKSLHHWLNDGLMAIFFFLIGLEIKRELLVGELSVWRKALFPVAAAAGGMIMPAVFFTALQGGSPETLRGWAIPTATDIAFALGVLSLLGKRVPVTMKIFLTALAIVDDIGAILLIGLFYSPAPVWEWLGTGAGIFVFMLYLNRSGVRNVSSYLGLAVLLWGAILFSGVHATLAGVLAAFAIPVQTRISRAKAAEKGDALTRKLQTLSSSEKNVLADPVYHDVLAQIAKLYQDAGTPLQRLEHALHPTVAYGILPLFALANGGVTIQAELLGSVAEPLSVGIIVGLSLGKPLGIVSVCWLLEKLGVAERPSGMSWRQMWSAGCFAGIGFTMAIFIANLAFVEVRFLESAKLAILLASLASTFLGVALLLGGSHASKNETLLDKKM
- a CDS encoding Crp/Fnr family transcriptional regulator, which encodes MEYLKQVPLFGDLPTDVLQRIDAVVLERTYKKGESIFLEGEPGEGLHFVRTGRVKIVKTAEDGREHIIKFLKTGEIFAEVLLFNHLPYPAASIAVEDSRIGLIRNEDLEKLILENNALALLLIRSLSQRLLYAQQKIKELALQDVPARTAELLLRLSREQGKRDAAGKPLLELPESRQELAGLMGTSRETLSRTLSDFKRRKWISMEGNRIVLLQEEQLLELSS
- the tadA gene encoding tRNA adenosine(34) deaminase TadA yields the protein MLQQELDDYYMGLALEEAHKAAEKGEIPIGAVLVYEGKVLATAHNLRETGHDGTAHAEMLVIRQGCEKLSRWRLTGTTLYVTIEPCSMCAGALVNSRVTRLVYGSADAKAGAVESLFNIVQHPALNHSLEVTSGVRQEECAGIMKEFFRQRRKK
- a CDS encoding methyl-accepting chemotaxis protein — its product is MFRSIKTKLIVFISVMLAVIGIAVMSAVLYFFTDYSDTTARNLAQSGVNGLHNVLEDAKQEMKLRAILIAANPDVASAVEAKDTARVLAVVGQLIKDVPVDSITISDEKGIVIARTHEPAKKGDSVVGQANVREALKGKVTAGIEPGTVVKLSARAGAPVRNGQGQIVGVITPGVTLTKNEVVDKTKKLFNVDATLFKDDVRESTTITQNGQRQIGTKLDPAIADIVLKQGKSFNGTANILGMDYFTAYEPIIDPAGKPVGVLFAGESMAQVHDSRNKMVVTVAVTLLIAIVLAFLAALWMARKIIGPLLQLGAAASTVANGDLTQSVAVNSSDEVGILAQNFNAMLLHLRELVKHVHDLSQTLAASSEELTASAEQSARVSHQVAQAITEVAAGTSKQLGAVNDASTIVRQVSSHTESVAVTAETITGLSDKSSAATAQGSQAIERAVQQMGSIGEGSKAVNSAVKKLAESSRHIGEIVNVISEIAGQTNLLALNAAIEAARAGEQGRGFAVVAEEVRKLAEQSETAAKEITDLIQQNQADLQVAVQAMEESAGSVQVGITVVNDAGLTFRDISQMTQEVSGQMLNISSAIGEIAKGSEKIVSSVLDIEKVSQGSASQAEHVSAAAEEMTASMMEISTSSQSLAELAQELQEAVDKFRL
- a CDS encoding DUF6612 family protein encodes the protein MRKRLQKRNWGIAVLWSLLMVLLYNPIALAEENTVDRTYLRDVYKTMASVRSVHYDITAKGDSPKGDLQLAASGDLQGNPLKFKQDLSFLYHDLLNKETRFEVKQCGEADQENLVVYMLQGDKWLKKTVPVGTALSKAPTEAERTAAQEEMMQYLKLVKTTRETPSYKTLEITLDAMKLSDAMEVAMQQQAQKLVDPKQGEELKKAAALMRIGLLAAGDIKYTVKVDKATKMIKEIEMDLTGPIRKGASLFLNLAPAKDREEMNDFIQKSTLNLQVTYSKFNQTGPVDVPQEAKDTAREIEVKGKEALAKPAVK
- a CDS encoding nuclease-related domain-containing protein; amino-acid sequence: MAKVHASPSYLQSKAIANLFLASLFVLPLLLYFYFFFKYSFHFDVYFHLIPVLLTVPANFYLQKAFKLFSGARGESDAKKYLGKLPSDYCVFSNFHLQYEGKECEIDLLVIGSNGIFAVEVKNHKGKISGEADADYWEQKKTGRQGGVYTAKMKNPIKQVKRSVYILSRILEENQVRFWITPMVFLTNQPSGVDVESNKVYTCGKSLVYEIENTKARETLGHKKMSRLKNVLLQEDSKSSRTSFVSEVIFTKNNAIAAVLFAAVLGVYSQLPYGNGRHVQSFKMEAGQGRMESNLFLGEYQKLKEEVERRQAEQEQRVKKAY